A stretch of Lepisosteus oculatus isolate fLepOcu1 chromosome 11, fLepOcu1.hap2, whole genome shotgun sequence DNA encodes these proteins:
- the zbtb8a gene encoding zinc finger and BTB domain-containing protein 8A, whose amino-acid sequence MDILSEMRTKGSSQTPGEPGQPHPSRVSALSADISSSHQSRLLQQLDEQRRQELFCDCSVLVEGRVFKAHRNVLFASSGYFRMLLSQGAQDCGQPVSASFEVFSQDTFTVILDFMYSGKLDLTSTNVIEVMSAASYLQMTDVIGYCKSFIKSSLDISAKEEDDHYLSLSENASRSGGVREPQDYSSSNAGAMLKSPSSSQPASWHIYNSPEVDYHKETKSEPEPAKRGSSPSEQPSRRMGRRALQIADPELHASPGGYQFSLGPEGGAGETGKKKDWSIQPAATRSSSELKGAPSRPKAEKADELYNTLPTIVGVVGLFNRDECPTMRFKCPFCTHTVKRKADLKRHLRCHTGERPYPCEACSKRFTRLEHLRSHFQTIHQARKLICRKCKRQVTELSGRVVCEGTRRYRLCNECLLESGCDSVVFDSSDPAGGVMGPYFGEEEGDKGWPMTDEDDLAEDSGADLIIQEVEDSDEELEQKETKPVVS is encoded by the exons GCACCCCTCCCGCGTCTCGGCGCTCAGCGCTGACATTTCCTCCAGTCATCAGAGCCGTCTGCTGCAGCAGCTGGATGAGCAGCGCAGGCAGGAACTCTTCTGTGACTGCAGCGTGCTGGTGGAGGGGCGGGTTTTCAAGGCGCACCGCAATGTGCTCTTCGCCAGCAGTGGCTACTTCCGCATGCTGTTGTCCCAGGGCGCCCAGGACTGCGGGCAGCCTGTCAGCGCCTCCTTCGAAGTCTTCAGCCAGGACACTTTCACCGTCATCCTCGACTTCATGTACTCGGGGAAGCTTGACCTCACTAGCACCAACGTCATCGAGGTCATGTCAGCAGCCAGCTACCTGCAGATGACCGACGTCATCGGCTACTGCAAGAGCTTCATCAAGTCCTCCCTGGACATCAGCGCCAAGGAGGAGGATGACCACTACCTGAGCCTGTCTGAGAACGCTTCAAGGTCTGGGGGTGTCAGAGAGCCGCAAGATTACTCCTCCAGCAATGCGGGGGCAATGCTGAAAAGCCCCAGCAGCTCTCAGCCTGCCTCCTGGCACATTTACAACAGCCCCGAAGTGGACTACCACAAGGAGACCAAGTCTGAGCCAGAGCCCGCCAAGCGCGGCTCATCCCCGTCAGAGCAGCCTTCTCGGCGAATGGGCCGCCGAGCCCTTCAGATCGCTGACCCCGAGCTACACGCCTCACCTGGAGGGTACCAGTTCAGTTTGGGGCCAGAGGGGGGCGCTGGGGAGACAGGGAAGAAAAAAGACTGGTCTATTCAGCCTGCGGCCACGCGTTCTTCCTCCGAACTGAAGGGGGCGCCCTCCCGCCCCAAAGCAGAGAAGGCTGACGAGCTCTACAATACATTGCCCACTATCGTTGGGGTTGTGGGCCTCTTCAACAGAG ACGAGTGCCCGACCATGCGGTTCAAGTGCCCGTTCTGCACCCACACGGTGAAGAGGAAGGCGGACCTGAAGAGACACCTGCGCTGCCACACCGGGGAGCGTCCATACCCCTGCGAGGCCTGCTCCAAGAGGTTCACCCGCCTGGAGCACCTGCGCAGCCACTTCCAGACC ATCCACCAGGCCAGGAAACTGATCTGCAGGAAGTGCAAGCGGCAGGTGACGGAGCTGAGCGGGCGGGTGGTGTGCGAGGGCACGCGCCGGTACCGCCTCTGCAACGAGTGCCTGCTGGAGTCGGGCTGCGACAGCGTGGTGTTTGACAGCTCGGACCCGGCCGGCGGCGTGATGGGGCCCTATTtcggggaggaggagggggacaAGGGTTGGCCGATGACAGATGAAGATGATCTGGCGGAAGACTCGGGCGCAGACCTCATCATTCAGGAAGTGGAGGACAGCGACGAGGAGCTGGAGCAGAAGGAGACCAAGCCAGTTGTGAGCTAG